In Zea mays cultivar B73 chromosome 7, Zm-B73-REFERENCE-NAM-5.0, whole genome shotgun sequence, the following proteins share a genomic window:
- the LOC109941204 gene encoding uncharacterized protein, translated as MAFADLQNQSRTSNLDNEHFPRDASNHANVEATGPPYDLSNGGISTEHSDWSEIKWGSTDEMLGNAGQDDDHFTPMGMFCLTNNTYILDISCIESNMGERTESIRNGNSSCLTMQEEHLQAECGGYPHPDYISVDMVDERSLHDLPHGLSQNNEQYEMEQLPQNICESGSMQMVSPDQYCSSPDQYCDDTSLSDFYMDVSSPESISCEKNQPEDIFLRASLALTLLQYPLAEIPPQRMLINT; from the exons ATGGCTTTTGCAGATCTGCAGAACCAATCAAGAACTTCTAACTTGGACAATGAACATTTTCCAAGGGATGCATCAAACCACGCTAATGTTGAAGCAACTGGACCTCCATATGATCTCTCAAATG GTGGTATATCCACAGAGCACTCAGATTGGAGTGAAATTAAATGGGGGAGTACAGATGAGATGCTTGGTAATGCTGGTCAGGATGATGACCATTTCACTCCGATGGGCATGTTTTGTCTTACCAATAACACATATATTCTTGATATTTCTTGCATTGAGTCCAACATGGGTGAGAGAACGGAAAGCATTCGCAATGGCAACAGTAGTTGCCTTACTATGCAGGAAGAACATTTACAGGCAGAATGTGGAGGATATCCTCATCCAGATTATATATCTGTTGATATGGTTGATGAAAGATCACTGCATGATTTGCCACATGGGTTATCACAAAACAATGAGCAGTATGAGATGGAGCAGCTCCCACAGAATATATGTGAAAGTGGTTCTATGCAGATGGTCTCTCCGGACCAATATTGTTCCTCTCCGGACCAATATTGTGATGATACATCTTTATCAGATTTTTACATGGATGTATCCTCCCCAGAGTCAATATCCTGTGAGAAGAACCAGCCTGAAGATATTTTTTTAAGAGCGAGTCTAGCACTGACTCTTCTCCAGTACCCTCTAGcagaaattccaccacagaggatGCTGATAAATACTTAG
- the LOC109940730 gene encoding uncharacterized protein produces MHYIHNIHYIANNMNAAMELANPTWKDDIYMWRRIVPTWVPRTLNWDLSGFLVINFMHDWNGIRLPCICTNGNDLRTKFLVELLKYKDNESKDNIPEEIQEIIRHIR; encoded by the exons ATGCATTATATACATAATATACATTATATTGCCAATAATATGAATGCTGCCATGGAATTGGCCAATCCTACATGGAAAGACGATATTTATATGTGGCGTCGTATAGTACCAACATGGGTTCCAAGAACATTAAACTG GGATTTATCTGGCTTTCTTGTTATCAACTTTATGCACGATTGGAATGGTATAAGGTTACCCTGCATTTGCACT AATGGGAATGACCTGAGGACCAAATTCTTAGTAGAATTATTGAAGTACAAGGACAATGAATCCAAAGACAACATTCCAGAAGAAATACAAGAAATTATTAGGCACATCAGATAG